The Anabaena sp. WA102 genome contains a region encoding:
- the mreD gene encoding rod shape-determining protein MreD: MKIPGFTSNRDKKSTSTRGKSYFLIPPLALWHPWWHQFMDWMVIFLTVMLCLIMLPTRLPGMELLGIGPNWLLIWVVAWSVNRSVFSGLLSGIILGLLQDAMTSPNPTHALGLGIVGMLTALMQKQRFIQEDFISIALIVFVMAVVAGTIFAFQLSWEGNRHAASIWTYYQRATLASAILSSLWAPVVYYPLNRWWQQMKLIRNS; encoded by the coding sequence ATGAAGATACCTGGATTTACCAGTAACAGAGATAAAAAATCAACTTCAACTAGAGGAAAATCCTATTTTTTGATTCCCCCATTAGCACTTTGGCATCCTTGGTGGCATCAATTTATGGATTGGATGGTAATATTTTTAACTGTAATGTTATGCTTAATAATGTTGCCAACTCGTCTTCCTGGGATGGAATTATTAGGCATTGGTCCTAACTGGCTACTAATTTGGGTAGTGGCTTGGAGTGTTAATCGCTCAGTATTTTCTGGTCTGCTGTCAGGAATCATTTTAGGACTATTGCAAGATGCAATGACATCGCCAAATCCCACTCATGCTTTGGGTTTGGGAATCGTGGGAATGTTAACAGCCCTAATGCAAAAACAGCGGTTTATTCAAGAAGACTTTATTTCTATTGCTTTAATTGTATTTGTGATGGCTGTGGTGGCAGGCACTATTTTTGCTTTCCAGTTATCTTGGGAAGGAAATCGTCATGCCGCCAGTATTTGGACATATTACCAGCGTGCAACCTTAGCTTCGGCAATTCTTAGTAGTTTGTGGGCGCCTGTGGTTTATTATCCTCTTAATCGCTGGTGGCAGCAGATGAAATTAATTCGTAATTCTTAA